From one Microbulbifer sp. A4B17 genomic stretch:
- the tuf gene encoding elongation factor Tu: MAKEKFERSKPHVNVGTIGHVDHGKTTLTAALTRVCAEVWGGDAVAFDGIDNAPEERERGITIATSHVEYESPTRHYAHVDCPGHADYVKNMITGAAQMDGAILVCSAADGPMPQTREHILLSRQVGVPYIVVFLNKADMVDDEELLELVEMEVRELLDQYEFPGDDTPIIVGSALMALNGEDDNEMGTTAVKKLVETLDEYIPEPERAVDQPFLMPIEDVFSISGRGTVVTGRVERGVINTGDEIEIVGIKETTTTTCTGVEMFRKLLDEGRAGENIGALLRGTKRDEVERGQVLAKPGSITPHTKFEAEVYVLSKDEGGRHTPFFKGYRPQFYFRTTDVTGAVELPEGTEMVMPGDNIQMVVTLIAPIAMEDGLRFAIREGGRTVGAGVVAKIIE; the protein is encoded by the coding sequence ATGGCAAAAGAAAAGTTTGAACGTTCCAAGCCCCACGTGAACGTGGGCACCATCGGTCACGTTGACCACGGTAAAACCACCCTGACCGCTGCTCTGACCCGCGTATGTGCGGAAGTTTGGGGCGGTGACGCTGTTGCTTTCGACGGTATCGACAATGCACCGGAAGAGCGTGAGCGCGGTATCACCATCGCTACTTCTCACGTTGAGTACGAGTCCCCGACTCGCCACTACGCTCACGTAGATTGCCCGGGACACGCCGACTACGTTAAGAACATGATCACCGGTGCTGCTCAGATGGACGGCGCTATCCTGGTATGTTCCGCAGCTGACGGCCCCATGCCGCAGACTCGTGAGCACATCCTGCTTTCCCGTCAGGTAGGTGTACCTTACATCGTTGTATTCCTGAACAAAGCGGACATGGTAGACGACGAAGAGCTGCTCGAGCTGGTAGAAATGGAAGTTCGCGAACTTCTGGACCAGTACGAGTTCCCAGGTGACGACACTCCGATCATCGTTGGTTCCGCTCTGATGGCCCTGAACGGCGAAGACGACAACGAAATGGGTACTACCGCTGTTAAGAAGCTGGTAGAGACTCTGGACGAGTACATCCCTGAGCCAGAGCGCGCTGTAGATCAGCCGTTCCTGATGCCGATCGAAGACGTATTCTCTATCTCTGGCCGTGGTACTGTTGTAACTGGTCGTGTAGAGCGCGGTGTGATCAACACTGGCGACGAGATCGAAATCGTTGGTATCAAAGAAACCACCACTACTACCTGTACTGGTGTTGAAATGTTCCGCAAGCTGCTCGACGAAGGTCGTGCTGGTGAGAACATCGGCGCACTGCTGCGCGGCACCAAGCGTGACGAAGTAGAGCGTGGTCAGGTACTGGCTAAGCCGGGCTCCATCACTCCGCACACCAAGTTCGAAGCGGAAGTGTATGTACTGTCCAAGGATGAAGGTGGTCGTCACACCCCGTTCTTCAAAGGCTACCGTCCTCAGTTCTACTTCCGTACTACCGACGTAACTGGTGCGGTAGAGCTGCCGGAAGGTACTGAAATGGTAATGCCGGGCGACAACATTCAAATGGTTGTTACCCTGATCGCTCCGATCGCCATGGAAGACGGCCTGCGCTTCGCTATCCGCGAAGGTGGTCGTACCGTAGGTGCGGGCGTTGTTGCTAAGATCATCGAGTAA
- a CDS encoding aminoacyl-tRNA deacylase: MTIAATLSQYLNDQSVDYHLIQHPHTRTSRESARAAHVREDQVAKAILLQDIEGYVMAVIPASSSLDMRSLHNETGRNSLQMVSETELGAIFPDCELGALPALGQAYGITTLLDASLGHRETIYFEAGDHEELVEMSGAQFAKLFAGSRSCDLSRDWP; encoded by the coding sequence ATGACTATCGCCGCAACACTGAGTCAATATTTGAATGACCAATCGGTCGATTACCACCTGATTCAGCATCCACACACCCGCACAAGCCGGGAAAGCGCCCGCGCTGCCCACGTGCGCGAAGATCAAGTGGCAAAAGCGATTTTGCTCCAGGATATTGAGGGCTACGTAATGGCTGTAATCCCAGCCAGCAGTAGCCTCGATATGCGCTCACTTCACAATGAAACGGGGCGAAACTCACTGCAAATGGTCTCGGAAACCGAACTCGGCGCCATATTCCCAGACTGCGAACTGGGCGCCCTACCCGCCCTCGGACAGGCTTACGGCATTACTACCCTGCTAGACGCCAGTCTTGGACACCGTGAAACCATCTACTTTGAGGCCGGTGACCACGAAGAGCTGGTTGAGATGAGCGGCGCCCAATTCGCCAAGCTGTTTGCGGGCAGCAGAAGCTGTGATTTGAGCCGGGATTGGCCATAG
- the rpsJ gene encoding 30S ribosomal protein S10, whose protein sequence is MQGQRIRIRLKAFDHKLIDASTQEIVETAKRTGAQVRGPIPLPTRKEKYTVLISPHVNKDARDQYEIRTHKRLLDIVEPTEKTVDALMKLDLAAGVEVQISLG, encoded by the coding sequence ATGCAGGGTCAACGTATCCGTATTCGCCTGAAGGCTTTCGATCACAAGCTGATCGACGCGTCCACTCAGGAGATCGTAGAGACGGCTAAGCGCACTGGCGCACAAGTTCGCGGTCCTATCCCGCTGCCGACTCGCAAAGAGAAGTACACCGTACTGATTTCCCCGCACGTTAATAAAGACGCTCGCGATCAGTATGAGATCCGTACTCACAAGCGTTTGCTGGACATCGTTGAGCCTACCGAGAAAACCGTCGACGCGCTGATGAAGCTCGATCTGGCGGCCGGTGTTGAGGTCCAAATTAGTCTCGGCTAA
- the rplC gene encoding 50S ribosomal protein L3, with protein MTIGIVGRKSGMTRIFTEDGVSIPVTVVEVAPNRVTQVKTQETDGYSAVQVAVGSRKASRVSKPAAGHFAKANVEAGTNLFELRTDGSEETFEIGSEITVSSFEAGQMIDVTGTSKGKGFQGGVKRWNFRTQDATHGNSLSHRAPGSIGQCQTPGRVWKGKKMAGHMGAERVTVQNLEVVRVDAERNLLLVKGAVPGAPGGNVIVRPAVKA; from the coding sequence ATGACTATAGGTATTGTCGGCCGCAAGAGCGGCATGACTCGCATCTTCACTGAAGATGGCGTATCCATTCCGGTAACCGTTGTTGAGGTTGCTCCGAATCGCGTCACCCAAGTGAAAACTCAGGAAACTGACGGTTACAGTGCTGTTCAAGTAGCAGTAGGCAGCCGCAAAGCTTCCCGTGTCTCCAAGCCCGCAGCGGGCCACTTCGCCAAAGCCAATGTAGAGGCTGGCACAAATCTTTTCGAACTGCGCACTGACGGTTCTGAAGAGACTTTCGAAATCGGTTCTGAAATTACTGTTTCCAGCTTCGAAGCTGGCCAGATGATCGACGTAACCGGCACTTCCAAAGGTAAAGGCTTCCAGGGCGGCGTTAAGCGTTGGAATTTCCGCACCCAGGACGCAACCCACGGTAACTCCCTGTCTCACCGCGCACCCGGTTCTATCGGTCAATGTCAGACTCCTGGCCGCGTATGGAAAGGCAAGAAGATGGCCGGACACATGGGTGCTGAGCGCGTAACCGTGCAAAACCTGGAAGTGGTTCGTGTCGATGCCGAACGCAACCTGCTGTTGGTTAAAGGCGCTGTACCCGGTGCACCCGGTGGCAACGTTATCGTTCGTCCGGCAGTTAAAGCCTAA
- the rplD gene encoding 50S ribosomal protein L4: MELNIATPEGAKGTVAVSEVTFGREFNQDLVHQAVVAYMAGARQGTKAQKNRSDVSGGGKKPWRQKGTGRARAGTIRSPLWRSGGVTFAADPRDHSVKLNKKMYRAALRCILSELARQERLVVVESFDVDAPKTKQLVSKLAQFDLSDALIVTEEVSENLYLAARNLHKIDVRDVQAIDPVSLIRFNKVVVTVSALKKIEEVLG, translated from the coding sequence ATGGAACTGAATATCGCTACTCCCGAAGGCGCTAAAGGCACAGTAGCTGTCTCTGAAGTGACTTTCGGACGTGAGTTCAACCAAGATCTGGTACACCAGGCAGTTGTGGCCTACATGGCCGGCGCTCGCCAGGGTACCAAGGCGCAGAAAAATCGTTCCGATGTTTCTGGTGGTGGTAAGAAGCCATGGCGCCAAAAAGGTACTGGCCGCGCACGTGCCGGTACTATCCGCAGCCCGCTGTGGCGTTCCGGTGGCGTAACCTTCGCCGCTGATCCGCGCGATCACAGCGTTAAGCTGAACAAAAAAATGTACCGCGCTGCACTGCGTTGCATTCTGTCTGAGCTGGCTCGTCAGGAGCGCCTGGTAGTGGTTGAGTCCTTCGATGTGGACGCGCCCAAGACCAAGCAGCTGGTAAGCAAACTGGCTCAGTTCGACCTGTCCGATGCGCTGATCGTGACTGAAGAGGTTAGTGAAAACCTCTACCTGGCCGCACGCAACTTGCACAAGATCGACGTCCGTGATGTACAGGCGATCGATCCAGTAAGCCTGATTCGCTTTAATAAGGTCGTGGTTACCGTTTCTGCGCTCAAGAAAATTGAAGAGGTGCTGGGATGA
- the rplW gene encoding 50S ribosomal protein L23, whose protein sequence is MNQERLYKVLLGPVISEKAAVLADSANQVVFKVSTDAEKAEIKAAVEKLFNVSVEQVRTVNVKGKTKRTRHGMGQRSDWKKAYVRLAEGSDINFEAAE, encoded by the coding sequence ATGAACCAAGAGCGACTCTACAAAGTACTGCTGGGCCCGGTAATTTCCGAAAAAGCTGCTGTGCTGGCCGATAGCGCCAACCAGGTAGTTTTCAAGGTTTCCACCGACGCCGAAAAAGCTGAGATCAAGGCTGCGGTTGAGAAGCTGTTTAACGTTTCCGTTGAGCAGGTTCGCACCGTGAACGTAAAAGGCAAAACCAAGCGCACTCGCCACGGCATGGGCCAGCGCAGCGACTGGAAAAAAGCCTACGTTCGCCTGGCTGAGGGCAGCGACATCAATTTTGAAGCTGCTGAGTAA
- the rplB gene encoding 50S ribosomal protein L2, translating into MAIVKTKPTSAGRRHLVKVVNTDLHKGAPYAPLLESKSKSGGRNNNGRITTRHIGGGHKQHYRVIDFKRNKDGIPAKVERLEYDPNRSAHIALVCYADGERRYIIAPKGLKAGATIQSGDAAPIVVGNTLPLRNVPVGSVIHAIELKPGKGAQLARSAGASVQLVAREGQYATIRLRSGEMRKVLAECRATLGEVSNSEHSLRKLGKAGAARWRGVRPTVRGVAMNPVDHPHGGGEGRTSGGRHPVTPWGVPTKGKKTRKNKRTDKMIVRRRGK; encoded by the coding sequence ATGGCAATTGTAAAAACAAAACCGACCTCCGCCGGCCGTCGTCACCTGGTTAAGGTTGTTAACACCGACCTGCACAAGGGTGCTCCTTACGCTCCTCTGTTGGAGAGCAAGAGCAAAAGTGGTGGCCGTAACAACAATGGTCGTATCACTACCCGTCACATCGGTGGTGGTCACAAGCAGCACTACCGTGTAATCGACTTCAAGCGCAACAAAGACGGTATCCCGGCTAAAGTTGAGCGTCTGGAGTACGATCCCAACCGCAGCGCACACATCGCTCTGGTGTGTTACGCCGACGGTGAGCGTCGTTACATTATCGCACCGAAAGGCCTGAAAGCAGGTGCCACCATTCAGTCCGGCGATGCCGCACCGATTGTTGTGGGTAACACTCTGCCTCTGCGCAACGTTCCGGTAGGTTCTGTAATCCACGCGATCGAGCTGAAGCCAGGCAAAGGCGCTCAGCTGGCCCGTTCTGCTGGTGCCTCTGTGCAGCTGGTAGCTCGTGAAGGTCAGTATGCGACCATTCGTCTGCGTTCCGGCGAAATGCGCAAGGTTCTCGCTGAGTGCCGCGCAACCCTGGGTGAAGTGAGCAACTCCGAGCACAGCCTGCGCAAGCTGGGTAAAGCTGGTGCTGCACGCTGGCGTGGTGTTCGTCCTACCGTTCGCGGTGTGGCGATGAACCCGGTAGATCACCCGCACGGTGGTGGTGAAGGCCGTACCTCTGGTGGTCGTCATCCGGTTACTCCGTGGGGCGTTCCGACCAAGGGTAAGAAAACGCGCAAGAACAAGCGCACCGATAAGATGATAGTACGTCGTCGCGGCAAGTAA
- the rpsS gene encoding 30S ribosomal protein S19, with amino-acid sequence MPRSLKKGPFIDLHLIKKVEAAIEANDRRPIKTWSRRSMIMPEMVGLTIAVHNGRQHVPVLVNEEMVGHKLGEFAATRTYRGHAADKKAKKR; translated from the coding sequence GTGCCACGCTCATTAAAGAAAGGTCCCTTTATTGATCTGCATTTGATCAAGAAGGTGGAGGCGGCGATTGAAGCAAACGATCGTCGACCGATTAAAACCTGGTCCCGCCGTTCCATGATTATGCCGGAAATGGTTGGACTGACGATTGCCGTACACAACGGTCGTCAACACGTGCCCGTTTTGGTTAACGAAGAAATGGTTGGCCATAAACTGGGCGAGTTCGCTGCTACCCGCACTTACCGCGGTCATGCTGCGGACAAGAAAGCGAAGAAGCGCTAA
- the rplV gene encoding 50S ribosomal protein L22 — MEVAAKLRGARLSAQKARLVADQVRGKGVEEALDILAFSNKKGAAIVKKVLESAIANAEHNEGADVDELKVSTIFVDEGMTMKRIKPRAKGRADRILKRTCHITVKVAEK; from the coding sequence ATGGAAGTAGCAGCAAAATTACGCGGCGCACGTCTATCGGCGCAAAAGGCGCGACTGGTAGCTGATCAGGTTCGCGGCAAAGGCGTTGAAGAAGCCCTGGATATTCTTGCATTTAGCAATAAAAAGGGTGCGGCGATCGTTAAGAAAGTACTGGAATCAGCCATTGCTAACGCTGAGCACAACGAAGGTGCTGACGTTGACGAGCTGAAAGTTTCCACAATTTTTGTGGACGAAGGTATGACCATGAAGCGCATTAAACCGCGTGCTAAAGGTCGTGCCGATCGCATTCTTAAGCGTACTTGTCACATCACTGTGAAAGTAGCCGAGAAATAA
- the rpsC gene encoding 30S ribosomal protein S3 yields MGQKVHPTGIRLGIVKKHTSVWYAGSDEYADKLYTDLKVREYIRKKLAHASVSRIEIERPANTARVKIHTARPGIVIGKKGEDVERLRKEVSAQMGVPVHIDIEEVRKPDMDAALVGQNVAQQLERRVMFRRAMKRAVQNAMRQGAEGIKIQVSGRLGGAEIARTEWYREGRVPLHTLRANIDYATAEAMTTYGIIGIKVWIFKGEVIGDEVPDEKPAKSRKKAAK; encoded by the coding sequence ATGGGACAAAAAGTACATCCTACCGGCATTCGTCTGGGTATCGTTAAAAAGCATACCTCTGTTTGGTATGCCGGCAGCGACGAGTACGCAGACAAGCTGTACACGGATCTGAAAGTTCGCGAATACATTCGCAAAAAACTGGCCCACGCTTCTGTGAGCCGTATCGAGATCGAACGTCCGGCAAACACTGCACGTGTGAAGATTCACACTGCACGTCCGGGCATCGTGATCGGTAAAAAAGGTGAAGACGTAGAACGTCTGCGCAAAGAAGTTAGCGCGCAGATGGGCGTACCTGTGCACATCGACATCGAAGAAGTGCGCAAGCCTGATATGGACGCGGCTCTGGTTGGCCAGAACGTTGCCCAGCAGCTGGAACGCCGTGTTATGTTCCGTCGCGCTATGAAGCGTGCCGTACAGAACGCTATGCGTCAGGGTGCCGAAGGTATCAAGATTCAAGTAAGTGGCCGTCTCGGTGGTGCTGAAATCGCACGTACCGAATGGTATCGCGAAGGTCGTGTGCCCCTGCATACCCTGCGCGCGAACATCGACTACGCCACTGCTGAAGCGATGACTACTTACGGCATCATCGGTATCAAGGTGTGGATCTTTAAAGGCGAAGTTATCGGTGACGAAGTGCCCGATGAGAAGCCGGCAAAGAGCCGCAAGAAAGCTGCTAAATAA
- the rplP gene encoding 50S ribosomal protein L16, with amino-acid sequence MLQPKRTKFRKVQKGRNRGLSQRGSKVSFGEFGLKAIGRGRITARQIEAARRAMTRHIKRGGKIWIRVFPDKPITNKPLEVRMGKGKGGVEYWVAQIQPGKVLYEMEGVSEELAREAFALAAAKLPVKTTFVKRSVM; translated from the coding sequence ATGCTGCAACCAAAGCGTACAAAATTCCGCAAGGTACAGAAGGGTCGCAACCGCGGTCTTTCTCAGCGCGGCTCTAAAGTGAGCTTTGGCGAGTTTGGCCTTAAGGCTATCGGTCGCGGTCGCATTACTGCGCGCCAGATCGAAGCGGCTCGTCGCGCAATGACTCGTCACATTAAACGTGGCGGTAAAATCTGGATTCGTGTGTTTCCGGACAAGCCAATTACCAACAAGCCCCTCGAAGTTCGAATGGGTAAAGGTAAAGGTGGCGTTGAATACTGGGTAGCTCAGATCCAGCCGGGCAAAGTCCTCTATGAGATGGAGGGTGTGTCCGAGGAGCTGGCTCGTGAGGCTTTCGCACTAGCTGCGGCCAAGCTGCCTGTAAAAACAACTTTCGTTAAGCGTTCGGTGATGTAA
- the rpmC gene encoding 50S ribosomal protein L29 has product MKTADLREKSVEELNQELLNQLEAQFKLRMQKSTGQLAQTHLLKQTRRDIARIKTVLTEKAGN; this is encoded by the coding sequence ATGAAGACTGCAGATCTACGCGAAAAGTCAGTTGAAGAGCTGAACCAGGAACTGCTGAACCAGCTCGAAGCTCAATTTAAGCTTCGTATGCAAAAATCCACCGGTCAACTGGCTCAGACTCATCTGCTGAAGCAGACTCGTCGCGACATTGCTCGCATAAAGACTGTGTTGACCGAGAAGGCAGGTAATTAA
- the rpsQ gene encoding 30S ribosomal protein S17, translating into MAEAKLKRTLTGKVVSDKMDKTITVLIERRVKHPIYGKIVNKSTKLKAHDENNDCSIGDVVTIEESRPLSKSKSWALQKIVERAAKV; encoded by the coding sequence ATGGCTGAAGCAAAACTGAAGCGTACTCTGACCGGTAAGGTTGTGAGTGACAAGATGGATAAAACCATCACCGTTTTGATCGAGCGCCGTGTTAAGCACCCGATCTACGGCAAAATTGTAAACAAGTCCACAAAGCTCAAGGCTCATGACGAGAACAATGATTGCAGCATCGGTGATGTTGTAACCATCGAGGAATCTCGTCCGCTGTCCAAGAGCAAATCTTGGGCTTTACAGAAAATTGTAGAGCGTGCGGCGAAGGTATAA
- the rplN gene encoding 50S ribosomal protein L14, with protein MIQAESYLEVADNSGARRVMCIKVLGGSHRRYAGVGDIIKVTVKEAIPRGKVKKGQVMNAVVVRTKKGVRRADGSLIKFDDNAAVLLNQQLAPVGTRIFGPVTRELRGEKFMKIISLAPEVI; from the coding sequence ATGATTCAAGCGGAATCCTACTTAGAAGTAGCTGACAACAGTGGGGCTCGCCGCGTCATGTGCATCAAGGTGCTGGGCGGCTCCCATCGTCGTTATGCCGGCGTGGGCGACATTATTAAGGTAACCGTTAAGGAAGCCATTCCCCGCGGTAAAGTGAAGAAAGGTCAGGTAATGAACGCCGTTGTGGTTCGCACCAAAAAAGGTGTGCGTCGCGCGGACGGTTCCCTGATTAAATTTGACGATAACGCAGCGGTGCTGCTGAACCAGCAACTGGCGCCGGTTGGCACCCGTATTTTTGGTCCGGTAACTCGCGAATTGCGCGGTGAGAAGTTCATGAAGATCATCTCCCTCGCTCCCGAAGTTATCTAG
- the rplX gene encoding 50S ribosomal protein L24 gives MRKIKRDDEVIVIAGRDKGKRGSVRKVLNDGRLIVSGIQMIKKHQKPNPQMGIAGGIVEKEAAIQASNVAIFNPNTQKADRVGFKVLEDGTKIRVFKSSGEAI, from the coding sequence ATGCGCAAGATCAAGCGTGACGACGAAGTGATCGTTATCGCCGGTCGTGACAAGGGCAAACGTGGTTCAGTACGTAAAGTACTGAACGACGGCCGTCTGATTGTCTCCGGCATACAGATGATCAAAAAGCACCAAAAGCCAAACCCACAGATGGGTATTGCAGGTGGCATCGTTGAGAAAGAAGCTGCTATCCAAGCTTCCAACGTAGCCATCTTCAACCCTAACACCCAGAAGGCTGACCGGGTGGGCTTTAAAGTACTGGAAGACGGCACTAAGATTCGCGTCTTCAAATCCAGCGGCGAAGCCATCTAA
- the rplE gene encoding 50S ribosomal protein L5, whose translation MAKLKELYTKDLVAKLKEELGLENVMAVPRITKITINMGVGEAIGDKKVLEHAVNDMTAITGQKPIVTKARKSIAGFKIRDGWPIGCKVTLRGERMYEFLERLVDIAIPRIRDFRGISPKQFDGRGNFSMGVTEQIIFPEIDYDKVDKLRGLDICITTTAANDDQGRALLKAFNFPFKG comes from the coding sequence ATGGCAAAGCTTAAAGAGCTCTACACTAAGGACCTCGTGGCCAAGCTAAAAGAAGAGCTTGGTCTCGAGAATGTGATGGCAGTGCCGCGCATCACCAAGATCACCATCAACATGGGTGTTGGTGAAGCGATTGGTGATAAGAAGGTGCTGGAGCACGCTGTCAACGATATGACAGCAATTACTGGTCAAAAGCCCATCGTTACTAAAGCGCGCAAATCTATTGCGGGCTTTAAGATTCGTGACGGTTGGCCGATCGGCTGCAAGGTAACTCTGCGCGGTGAGCGCATGTATGAGTTCCTGGAGCGTTTGGTTGACATCGCGATTCCGCGTATCCGCGACTTCCGTGGCATTAGCCCGAAGCAGTTCGACGGCCGCGGTAACTTCTCTATGGGCGTGACTGAGCAAATCATCTTCCCGGAAATTGACTACGACAAAGTAGACAAGCTCCGCGGTCTGGATATTTGTATTACCACTACAGCTGCAAACGACGATCAAGGTCGTGCGCTGCTGAAAGCGTTCAACTTCCCTTTCAAGGGTTAA
- the rpsN gene encoding 30S ribosomal protein S14 — protein MAKKSMIARENKRARTAAKYAEKRQELKAIIASSTASEEEQWEAQLKLQKMPRDASPVRQQRRCRITGRPHAVYRKFGLCRNKLREAAMRGDVPGLVKSSW, from the coding sequence ATGGCGAAGAAATCCATGATTGCGCGCGAAAACAAGCGCGCTCGAACCGCAGCTAAGTACGCCGAGAAGCGTCAAGAGCTGAAGGCGATCATCGCCAGTTCCACTGCTTCCGAAGAGGAGCAGTGGGAGGCTCAACTCAAGCTGCAGAAAATGCCGCGCGATGCAAGCCCGGTACGTCAGCAACGCCGCTGTCGTATTACTGGTCGCCCCCACGCTGTATACCGCAAGTTCGGCCTGTGCCGTAACAAGCTTCGTGAAGCTGCGATGCGTGGTGATGTTCCTGGCCTCGTGAAGTCCAGCTGGTAA
- the rpsH gene encoding 30S ribosomal protein S8, which produces MSMQDPLADMLTRIRNALARGKAEVTLPSSKLKVAVANVLKDEGYVTDLNVSEGAKPELTIALKYFQGKPVIAELNRVSRPGLRAYTGKKALPTVRGGLGIAIVSTSNGVMTDRAARQAGIGGEVLCTVF; this is translated from the coding sequence ATGAGTATGCAAGATCCGTTGGCAGATATGCTGACTCGCATCCGCAATGCCCTGGCGCGCGGAAAAGCGGAAGTCACCCTGCCATCATCCAAACTGAAAGTAGCTGTGGCCAATGTCCTGAAAGACGAAGGTTACGTTACTGATTTAAACGTAAGCGAAGGCGCTAAGCCGGAACTGACCATTGCTCTGAAATATTTCCAGGGCAAGCCGGTTATTGCCGAGCTGAATCGCGTTTCCCGTCCGGGCCTGCGCGCTTACACTGGTAAAAAAGCTCTGCCTACCGTACGTGGTGGCCTGGGTATCGCGATCGTTTCCACCTCTAATGGTGTGATGACTGACCGCGCTGCACGTCAGGCTGGTATCGGTGGCGAAGTGCTTTGCACCGTATTCTAA
- the rplF gene encoding 50S ribosomal protein L6, whose amino-acid sequence MSRVANSPVVIPAGVTVDLKGQNIAVKGGSGNLDMVIHGDVEVSEAESQLTFAARNNSKQARALAGTTRALVNNMVIGVSKGFEKKLQLLGVGYRAKAAGKAVNLTLGFSHPIDYQLPEGVTAETPSQTEIVLKSSNKQLLGQVAAEIRAFRPPEPYKGKGVRYADERVYRKEAKKK is encoded by the coding sequence ATGTCTCGAGTAGCAAATAGTCCGGTAGTTATCCCCGCAGGTGTAACCGTAGACCTGAAAGGTCAGAACATCGCTGTTAAAGGCGGTAGCGGTAACCTTGATATGGTTATTCACGGTGACGTAGAAGTGAGTGAGGCTGAAAGCCAGCTGACTTTTGCCGCGCGCAATAACTCCAAGCAGGCCAGAGCTCTGGCGGGTACTACCCGTGCTTTGGTCAATAACATGGTGATAGGCGTAAGCAAGGGCTTCGAGAAGAAGCTGCAGTTGCTGGGTGTTGGTTATCGTGCGAAAGCAGCCGGTAAAGCGGTTAACCTGACCCTGGGCTTCTCCCATCCGATCGATTATCAGTTGCCGGAAGGTGTGACTGCGGAAACTCCATCCCAGACTGAAATCGTACTGAAGAGCAGCAATAAACAGCTGCTGGGCCAAGTGGCCGCTGAGATCCGTGCGTTCCGTCCGCCGGAGCCCTACAAAGGTAAGGGTGTCCGTTATGCCGACGAGCGCGTGTATCGCAAAGAGGCCAAGAAGAAGTAA
- the rplR gene encoding 50S ribosomal protein L18, whose product MNVKKASRLRRARRARAKIRELGAVRLTVNRTPRHIYAQILSAEGNAVLASASTLDKDLRSGKTGNADAAAAVGKLIAERAKAAGVEQVAFDRSGFRYHGRVKALADAAREAGLKF is encoded by the coding sequence ATGAACGTTAAGAAAGCATCTCGCTTGCGTCGTGCACGTCGTGCCCGCGCCAAGATCCGTGAGCTGGGCGCCGTTCGCCTCACCGTGAACCGCACCCCGCGCCACATTTACGCACAGATCCTGTCTGCCGAAGGCAATGCGGTATTGGCTTCCGCCTCTACCCTGGACAAGGACCTGCGCTCAGGTAAAACCGGCAACGCTGACGCCGCTGCCGCAGTTGGCAAATTGATCGCTGAGCGCGCAAAAGCCGCTGGCGTTGAACAAGTTGCCTTCGATCGTAGCGGCTTCCGATACCATGGCCGTGTTAAGGCCCTGGCTGACGCTGCCCGCGAAGCCGGTCTGAAATTCTAA
- the rpsE gene encoding 30S ribosomal protein S5 produces MAREKDKSNDEGLQEKLVQVNRVAKTVKGGRIFAFTALTVVGDGNGRVGFGRGKAREVPVAIQKAMEAARRNMIQVDLNGDTIQYATNGRHGGSKIYMQPASQGTGVIAGGAMRSVLEMAGVHNVLAKCYGSTNPVNVVRATFKALEQMQSPEDVAAKRGKSVEEILG; encoded by the coding sequence ATGGCTAGAGAGAAAGACAAAAGCAACGACGAAGGCCTGCAGGAGAAGCTGGTCCAGGTCAATCGCGTTGCCAAGACTGTTAAAGGTGGTCGTATCTTCGCCTTTACCGCACTGACCGTAGTTGGTGATGGCAATGGCCGTGTCGGCTTTGGTCGCGGCAAGGCGCGTGAAGTGCCTGTAGCGATTCAAAAGGCGATGGAAGCTGCACGCCGCAACATGATCCAGGTAGATCTGAATGGTGACACCATCCAGTACGCTACCAATGGTCGCCATGGCGGTTCCAAGATTTACATGCAGCCCGCCTCCCAGGGTACCGGTGTAATTGCCGGCGGTGCTATGCGCTCCGTTCTGGAAATGGCTGGTGTACACAACGTATTGGCTAAGTGTTACGGCTCCACCAACCCGGTGAACGTAGTACGTGCAACTTTCAAAGCTCTGGAGCAAATGCAGAGCCCGGAAGATGTGGCTGCCAAGCGCGGTAAATCTGTCGAAGAGATTCTGGGCTAA